The Bacteroidota bacterium genome window below encodes:
- a CDS encoding peroxidase-related enzyme (This protein belongs to a clade of uncharacterized proteins related to peroxidases such as the alkylhydroperoxidase AhpD.), with product MKPRISVIDYEESRDRLREIYDEIIEKRGKLAEVHKIQSLHPESIIAHMDLYLEIMYSRSELSRIEREMMGVLISAINGCDYCRLHHSQALLHYWKNEEKIRSLTGDYQQAGLTNREEMLCRYAQSLTLEPGAFSYGASLDFLKEVSLSDSAILDATLVIAYFNFVNRIVLALGIEASGPEITGYKY from the coding sequence ATGAAACCTAGAATTTCAGTAATTGATTATGAGGAATCACGCGATCGCCTGAGAGAGATCTATGATGAAATCATTGAAAAGCGGGGGAAACTGGCAGAGGTTCATAAAATCCAAAGCCTCCATCCGGAAAGCATAATTGCACATATGGATCTCTATTTGGAGATAATGTATTCCCGCTCTGAGCTTTCAAGGATTGAAAGGGAAATGATGGGAGTATTGATTTCTGCGATAAACGGATGCGATTATTGCCGTCTTCACCACAGCCAGGCTCTGCTTCATTACTGGAAAAATGAAGAAAAAATCAGGTCTCTGACCGGTGATTATCAACAAGCCGGACTTACAAACAGAGAGGAGATGCTTTGCCGATATGCGCAGTCACTAACCCTCGAACCGGGTGCATTCAGTTATGGAGCATCTCTCGATTTCCTGAAAGAGGTATCTCTCAGCGATAGTGCTATTCTCGATGCCACTCTTGTTATCGCCTATTTTAATTTTGTGAACCGGATCGTGCTTGCCCTCGGTATTGAGGCTTCCGGACCGGAAATCACCGGATATAAATATTGA